From Macaca mulatta isolate MMU2019108-1 chromosome 3, T2T-MMU8v2.0, whole genome shotgun sequence, the proteins below share one genomic window:
- the LOC100428304 gene encoding GTPase IMAP family member 1-like, with translation MGQQGKMGGNEEHVHGSAEDTQSRQEPTLRLLLVGRTGAGKSATGNSILGKRRFLSRLGATSVTRACTTASRRWDKWHVEVVDTLDIFSSEVPKTDPGCEERGRCYLLSAPGPHALLLVTQLGRFTAQDQQAVRQVRDMFGKDVLKWTVIVFTRKEDLVGGSLQDYVGSTENRALRKLVAKCGGQVCAFDNRATGREQEVQAEQLLGLVEGLVREHEGAHYSNELYELAHLLRWAGPEERLRRVVEGVAARMRRRLWGAWLRAGLWAWPKPLWS, from the exons ATGGGACAACAAGGGAAGATGGGAGGCAATGAGGAGCATGTCCATG GTTCAGCAGAGGACACCCAGTCCCGGCAGGAGCCCACGCTGAGGCTCCTCCTTGTTGGGAGAACAGGGGCCGGAAAGAGCGCCACTGGGAACAGCATCCTGGGCAAGAGACGGTTCCTCTCCAGGCTGGGGGCCACATCTGTGACCAGGGCCTGCACCACGGCCAGCCGCAGGTGGGACAAGTGGCATGTGGAAGTAGTGGACACTCTGGACATTTTCAGCTCCGAAGTGCCTAAGACAGACCCCGGCTGTGAGGAGAGAGGTCGCTGCTACCTGCTCTCGGCCCCCGGGCCCCACGCGCTGCTCCTGGTGACCCAGCTGGGCCGGTTCACCGCCCAGGACCAGCAAGCGGTGAGGCAGGTGAGGGACATGTTCGGGAAGGACGTCCTGAAATGGACTGTCATCGTCTTCACCAGGAAGGAGGACCTGGTGGGGGGCTCCCTGCAGGATTACGTGGGCAGCACAGAGAACCGGGCCCTGCGCAAGCTGGTGGCCAAGTGCGGGGGCCAGGTCTGTGCCTTTGACAACCGGGCCACTGGCCGGGAGCAGGAGGTTCAGGCGGAGCAGCTTCTGGGGCTGGTGGAGGGCCTGGTGCGGGAGCACGAGGGCGCCCACTACTCCAACGAGTTGTACGAGCTGGCGCATCTCCTGCGCTGGGCAGGCCCGGAGGAGCGGCTCCGGAGGGTGGTGGAGGGCGTGGCCGCCCGCATGCGCAGGAGGCTGTGGGGCGCCTGGCTGCGGGCCGGGTTGTGGGCGTGGCCGAAGCCGCTCTGGAGCTAG